One genomic region from Bubalus kerabau isolate K-KA32 ecotype Philippines breed swamp buffalo chromosome 7, PCC_UOA_SB_1v2, whole genome shotgun sequence encodes:
- the HGFAC gene encoding hepatocyte growth factor activator translates to MGCWARVASPCPPPGLALLLLLLLLLLRGVQPQSARSQREPPGHNGTVTPVTPVTSVTPSTAAVGAPQTEGPPGGGLTPLPRGAPSNSPGGTVLTEAGQPCSFPFRYGGRMLHSCTTEGGAHRKWCATTHNYDRDRAWGYCVQDPAPRGGPAPRDPCASGPCLHGGSCSSTQDPESHHCTCPAAFTGQDCGTEKCFDESRYEYLEPGDRWARVHQGRVEQCECAGGQIRCEGTRHTACLSSPCLNGGSCHLIVATGTTVCACPPDYAGRLCNIVPAQRCFVGTGTEYRGVASTAASGLSCLAWNSDLLYQELHVDSVGAAALLGLGPHAYCRNPDKDERPWCYVVKDSALSWEYCRLAACESLARIQPPPTEALLTLPEPAAAGPAGRQTCGKRHKKRTFLRPRIIGGSSSLPGSHPWLAAIYIGNNFCAGSLVHTCWVVSAAHCFSNSPPRESVSVVLGQHFFNRTTDVTQTFGIEKYIPYPLYSVFNPSDHDLVLIRLEKKGERCAVRSQFVQPICLPEPGSSFPPGHKCQIAGWGHQDENVSGYSPSLREALVPLVADHKCRSPEVYGADISPNMLCAGYFDCRSDACQGDSGGPLACEKNGVAYLYGIISWGDGCGRLNKPGVYTRVANYVDWINDRIRPHKRPASPS, encoded by the exons ATGGGGTGCTGGGCTCGGGTCGccagcccctgccccccacctgggctggccctgctgctgcttctgctgctgctgctgcttcgcgGGGTGCAGCCCCAGTCTGCCAGG AGCCAAAGGGAGCCCCCAGGACACAATGGCACGGTGACTCCTGTGACCCCTGTAACCTCAGTGACCCCCAGCACTGCAGCCGTGGGAGCACCCCAGACAGAGGGGCCCCCTGGTGGAGGGCTCACCCCCCTGCCCAGGGGAGCCCCCTCCAACAGCCCTGGGGGCACAG TGCTCACCGAGGCCGGGCAGCCCTGCAGCTTCCCATTCCGCTACGGCGGCCGCATGCTGCACTCCTGCACCACAGAGGGAGGCGCCCACAGGAAGTG GTGTGCCACGACTCACAACTACGACCGGGACAGGGCCTGGGGCTACTGTGTGCAGGACCCCGCTCCCCGGGGGGGCCCAG CCCCTCGGGACCCCTGTGCCTCTGGCCCCTGCCTCCACGGGGGCTCGTGCTCCAGCACGCAGGACCCCGAGTCACACCACTGCACCTGCCCTGCGGCCTTCACCGGCCAGGACTGTGGTACAG agaaGTGCTTTGACGAGAGCCGCTACGAGTACCTGGAGCCGGGTGATCGCTGGGCCCGCGTACACCAGGGCCGCGTGGAACAGTGCGAGTGCGCGGGGGGCCAGATCCGCTGCGAGGGGACCCGCCACACAG CTTGTCTGAGCAGCCCCTGCCTGAACGGGGGCTCCTGCCACCTGATCGTGGCCACCGGGACCACCGTCTGCGCCTGCCCCCCAGACTACGCTGGGCGGCTCTGCAACATCG TGCCCGCCCAGCGCTGCTTCGTGGGGACTGGCACCGAGTACCGAGGCGTGGCCAGCACGGCGGCCTCGGGCCTCAGCTGCCTGGCCTGGAACTCCGACCTGCTCTACCAGGAGCTGCACGTGGACTCCGTGGGTGCCGCGGCCCTCCTGGGCCTGGGCCCTCACGCCTACTGCCG GAACCCAGACAAGGACGAGAGGCCCTGGTGCTACGTGGTGAAGGACAGCGCCCTCTCCTGGGAGTACTGCCGCCTAGCGGCCTGCG AATCCCTTGCCAGGATTCAGCCCCCGCCCACCGAGGCCCTGCTGACCCTGCCTGAGCCCGCAGCCGCTGGACCAGCTGGACGCCAGACCTGCGGCAAGAGGCACAAGAAGAGGACCTTTCTGCGGCCCCGCATTATCGGCGGCTCCTCCTCGCTGCCCGGCTCCCATCCCTGGCTGGCCGCCATCTACATCGGGAACAACTTCTGTGCGGGGAGCCTCGTCCACACCTGCTGGGTGGTGTCTGCCGCCCACTGCTTCTCCAACAG CCCCCCCAGGGAAAGCGTCTCCGTGGTCTTGGGCCAGCACTTCTTCAACCGCACGACGGACGTGACGCAGACGTTTGGCATCGAGAAGTACATCCCGTACCCGTTGTACTCGGTGTTCAACCCCAGTGACCACGACCTCG TCCTGATCCGGCTGGAGAAGAAAGGGGAGCGCTGCGCCGTCCGCTCCCAGTTTGTCCAGCCCATCTGTCTGCCCGAGCCTGGCAGCTCCTTCCCCCCGGGACACAAGTGCCAGATAGCAGGCTGGGGCCACCAGGATGAGA ACGTGAGCGGCTACTCCCCCTCGCTGCGGGAGGCGCTGGTGCCCTTGGTCGCGGACCACAAGTGCAGAAGCCCTGAGGTGTATGGGGCCGACATCAGCCCGAACATGCTGTGTGCCGGCTACTTCGACTGCAGGTCGGATGCCTGCCAG GGGGACTCCGGCGGGCCACTGGCCTGCGAGAAGAATGGCGTGGCCTACCTGTACGGCATCATCAGCTGGGGCGATGGCTGCGGGCGGCTCAACAAGCCTGGCGTCTACACCCGCGTGGCCAACTACGT